Within Aspergillus oryzae RIB40 DNA, chromosome 2, the genomic segment GTGTAGCAGTTGGACTAGAGTTGGAATTTGTATGCCAAGTGCGAGGCGCTAGAAGCTCTGGTGGGAAGGTCGTAAACGCTGAGCAGCACAAGTTGATAAATAGATCATCTGTACCCAGGACCGTTCGGATGATGACCCTCTGGTGGCCGATGGTTTTGACGGAATATGCAGGCAATATGACAAGACAATGTAGACAATCGGCGCTAACATGCCTCTCGTCTTAAGCTGGCTGTGTCGCTCTTAAACACCAGTTCCCGGGAACGCAGTGCCACCCTTGCTTAAAACCACCATGCCGCGCTCCCGAGCAATATAGCCTTTCATAAGACCCTATTCGTTGTCAGTGACCAATGGTCTTTCGCGTAGCATAGACCACATGAGAAATATTTGCGAACTTACCTTGTAAATGAGGTTCGATAGCAAACACTCAACCTCGTCGATATCAACACGAGATCTATCATCTGCATGTGTACCTATCCTCAATGCTGCTGCAAACTCAGCAACGGGAACACGTGTACGTCGGATTGGCGGCTGGCCATCCTTGGGTTCTTCAAATCCTCCAGCGATGAAGACCTTTCGGAATAAGTTTCGCAGTGCTATATCACGTCCTCGTTCGAGGGGCAGGTAGATACGCCGCTTGACAAATTCTTCCTCCGCTGCTGTCATAGCATTGTCAAAGCCATTGAGATCGCCCTTCATGATACAGTTGCAAAGCGGACGGAACAGCTTCTCGAGTCTGGGAAATGGcgcaagaagcttcttgctTGGTAAAGTATGTGTCGTGACAAGGTGACAAGGGATAAGATAAGAAAGAATCATCCTCCAAGAAATTAGTGTTAGGATATTTGAGCGGGGGTTACTGTACTCACTCCTTGTTCTTGACTGCATCTTTGTGACACATGTTCCATGCGTACGCCAGATGCTCTTCGGCCTGTCCGAACGCAAGAGTTAGTCTCAGAGGCCGACAAAGCCCGGGGCTACTATTTACCTCTGCATAATTCTCATCCAGAAAGTGAATTAACCCAACATAATATTTAAAGGTGACTATGTGAGACTTGGGGAAGACCTCCATATCTGGAAGGTCTGCCGATGAAGCGTTGAGCGCGCGAAGAAGGTTTTTGGAAAGTGAAACAGAATTGATCTGATACACCGTCAGTTGCATACATACTGCCGTAGTGGTAATATTCTCCGTACCTTGAAATAAGTTTTGAACAACAAATTTGTCGTATTATATATGCCCCATTTGCGCGACTCCTCAATCGGGGCTCTAGTTCAGTGGTTAGCAACGTGCTACAACCCATGGGGCCGCCTCTTGAAACCCACCTGTCGCTTAGACACAAAGTGAACATTCGGTTGATTATACGAGCCGATTCCTCAAGCTTCGCGCTCTTTTCGAAATCGGCCGCTATGTCATCCTGGAAGTTGTCTCCGAATGCAACCGAATCCTGGGACGACAGCTCGGCGTCTGCTTTCATAGCGAAGATTCGCAAATATTTCCCAACGATGTATAGACATGGAACTGTCCATGCCTGAAGACCGAAGTTCGTATAGCCCCTAATGAGAATATTTGCCAAGTCCTTCCAAGAGTTGAAGACCTTAACCCAGCTCGCGCTTGACGGAGAATCAGTGAATTTGGTGATCTCTCCGACGGCGGTCCAGTACGTTGAGAAGATATCGATCCATGCATTTTGTTCTTGCTTTGGTAGCTTCAACCCATTGGCctgaaagagagaatagcGGAGGTCTGAGGATACTCGTGCGGCATTGGAGAAGCGGTAGAACGATTGGAGTCGTTGGGGGTACTCGGCGGGGGCAACGGGAGTGagagcagcagcaaggcGAGGGCCAGAGCCAATTCGCTGGCCTTGAACGAAGTCTTCAAATATGGTGGCCATGGTAATATGTTCACGGATCAATCATAGACTTTCAGTATCGGGTTAGCAAGTCGAGCCCATATCGCGGGCATTTGGAGATGGAACCACGATGTGCTTCCTCCGTACAAGTGCAAGCATGAGGTGGGGAACAATGCCTCACCGCCGACGGGACCGATCTTATCAGCCACAGTGGCTGCGTGCCCAATTGGGAATGGTGTCCCGTGCCAAGCCTCAAGGTCGCTTAGGGTGGCAGCCCTAACTCAACGGAAATCACAAATCCCCAATTTCACGAACGAGACCCAACCGGCATACCTCTCTCGAGCAACCACAACAGTCGACAAAAGTGAGTCCTACCCTGTCTATTTACCCATTATATTTGAAGGCTTTGTTGCTAACAGATTTACCAGATGGGTAAGTGAAAAAAATTTCCCTCTTCGGACCCCTTGACCCTGGCGAATCGGTGCGGTGTATCCCCTTGCGAACGTTGAACGACACGATGCCGGAGGAAGAATGTATCGAGGAGGAGCATGAAAATTATATGGACCCGATTCAGCGAAGGCGATAATGGTGGATTTTGTGAAAAGGATTTTATTTTAGTACGAATGGACGTTACGCACGGTCGGAAAATTGGAATTTTTACGGTCGCATATCGTGGAAAATATTCTCGACTCTCGAGCATCGAAAGGATTGACAACGTACCGCACGGAATTCAGCGCACCGATTCTCACCGCTGGGATGATTGAACGCCACTAATTGAAGATTTTGAAAGTGCCAAATGACTGACTGGTTATTATAGGGCGTCTCACCGAGTACCAGGTCATCGGGCGTCATCTGCCCACCGAGGCTAACCCCACGCCCAAGCTTTACCGCATGCGCATCTTTGCGCCTAACACTGTCGTGGCCAAGTCCCGGTTCTGGTACTTCTTGACCCAGCTCCGTaaggtcaagaaggccaACGGTGAGATCGTCAGCCTCAATGTCATCCCCGAGAAGCGTCACCTGAAGGTCAAGAACTTCGGTATCTGGATCCGCTACGACTCTCGCTCCGGTACCCACAACATGTACAAGGAGTTCCGTGAGATGAGCCGTACCGAGGCTGTTGAGGCTCTCTACCAGGACATGGCTGCCCGCCACCGTGCCCGTTTCGGCTCCATCCACGTATGTTTCTGCTGATCGTGAACGATCCCTGATATGAATTGTCTAACGATACTGTGCAGATCCTCAAGGTTGTTGAGGTCGACAACGCCGACTCCATCCGCCGCCCCTACATCAagcagctcctccagaaGGACCTCAAGTTCCCTCTGCCTCACCGTGCCGCCAAGTccgagggcaagaagatcTTCGCTTACTCTCGTCCTGCTACCTTCGCTTAAATGTGAAATTTTGGGTGTTTGGGGAAGGAGTGTGCGGATGAAATGACTATGTTATGGCCATAGCATGCATGCAGGACAGAGCACGCAGAGAACATGGCGTGTATCTACAACCCAGATAATGGGAGAAATGGTTTTGATGTCTCACTAGTCCTCTGCAGCGACCTTTCTAGTTAAATCTCTTAAAAATACCGGGTTTGTCTTCTGAATGTGACGGTTCTCTACGAGGTGAATGAAGTAAATTTCCTGCTGGTAGACAGGTCACCCCCTTCGTACGTAGTATTCATGCTTTGGTTGTCGATGAGATGTCGAAACAATGGTAGGCCTAGCGTCCCTATCTATGGACTATATGGTGTGCGATGTATAAACATATACCAGCCCTGTCAGTTGGATTGACATGCTTCAAGGCTAGTAGGGTTCCATTGCGGAGGTCTGGCTTTATTTCTGCTTTATTTCTCCTAGTTCATGTACTTCGGAGAAGAGACTTGAAACACTGGGCCATTGCTTGATCGGATATATTTCTAATCGGATCGGATATAAGGTTCGGACTCCATGACAGGGAAAATTATCTTCCACGCACTCTAAGCACTACGTAACCGCCGGCCCTATAGCAATCAATTTCAATCTTAGTTGTCCCCATAATCATGCAGCGAAATGCGACGGAATTGGAGTCGCACGTTAGTAATAGGCACGGAATACAGGCCAGGGACCCTAGGGCAGGCATTGCGTCATGTGGAATCGGCGAGGTCGGAGGGCGGGTCCCGAAAACGAAAAGAGCTCAATTAAGGTACTTAGTCTCCAGCCGCC encodes:
- the csn12 gene encoding protein csn12 (transcription-associated recombination protein - Thp1p); the protein is MATIFEDFVQGQRIGSGPRLAAALTPVAPAEYPQRLQSFYRFSNAARVSSDLRYSLFQANGLKLPKQEQNAWIDIFSTYWTAVGEITKFTDSPSSASWVKVFNSWKDLANILIRGYTNFGLQAWTVPCLYIVGKYLRIFAMKADAELSSQDSVAFGDNFQDDIAADFEKSAKLEESARIINRMFTLCLSDRAPIEESRKWGIYNTTNLLFKTYFKINSVSLSKNLLRALNASSADLPDMEVFPKSHIVTFKYYVGLIHFLDENYAEVNSSPGLCRPLRLTLAFGQAEEHLAYAWNMCHKDAVKNKEMILSYLIPCHLVTTHTLPSKKLLAPFPRLEKLFRPLCNCIMKGDLNGFDNAMTAAEEEFVKRRIYLPLERGRDIALRNLFRKVFIAGGFEEPKDGQPPIRRTRVPVAEFAAALRIGTHADDRSRVDIDEVECLLSNLIYKVSSQIFLMWSMLRERPLGLMKGYIARERGMVVLSKGGTAFPGTGV
- a CDS encoding 60S ribosomal protein eL20 (60S ribosomal protein L18A); the encoded protein is MGRLTEYQVIGRHLPTEANPTPKLYRMRIFAPNTVVAKSRFWYFLTQLRKVKKANGEIVSLNVIPEKRHLKVKNFGIWIRYDSRSGTHNMYKEFREMSRTEAVEALYQDMAARHRARFGSIHILKVVEVDNADSIRRPYIKQLLQKDLKFPLPHRAAKSEGKKIFAYSRPATFA